From Octopus sinensis linkage group LG14, ASM634580v1, whole genome shotgun sequence:
GAGTATTAGTTTCAGGGGAGTGACTACATACCACAGTATTACTCTACTATAAGCAAATACTCATaattatgtaatgtgtgtgtgtgtatgtatatatacatccatgatagatcgttagccactacacacatttttttctctccttgttttttctgtgtccctttctgtagaagagcgtaggctcgaaacgtaaaagactttttctattcctgagcgttatattaatctgtttgttttgtacaccacctgtcttcgtcttttgttttttcgtaaactctccctatatatatatgaggtatacttgccatctcaatatggctaaccactaagggtgggtgttactgtaaccccaggagaacatcgtctccagctggctttaggcacactttctgtgcccttatggtatttgcaaaggaaggtcatccctccctcgtcaacctaagcaGCTTGTTctcttgatccgatcaactgggACTCTCAGCGTCATAATAGATGGAGTGTCATTTACGGTGTCGAAATTTTCGTCGTTCGAAACTGCGACTTGGAGCACAAATTTTGTCAGTGACCAAGGCCACAGTTTcgagcaacgaaaattttgacaccatatTACATGCAGTAAATGTTTAGGTGAAGTTaacagtctttgtgtgtttctgaatggctaaCTCGTGCCGTCGACGCTGAAATCGTTTTAGTTTCAACTCACGATCACAGATGAAAACACTTTCCATGCCATGCAAGAACATCTCTGTAAATTgtattgaaagaaagagaagtgagGGGAAAATGGTTTATATGATTTTGAAAAATGTAGCGGTGATGAAAGTGGGGGGGAGATGTGTGATCCCTCGTTTCTTTGTAATGCTTTCATTGCGTTTGTATCATGGCTTCAAGCGTGAATCCCGAGTAACATTGCACGTTACCGTTCAGGTAGATATCGCTTTCCGACTTTCagtccctctccccctcctcatttgCCTTAgttcattgctctctctctctctctccccctccctctctcttatacacacacacgcattctcaATCACATTGGTACGAACGCAGATTATAGTAGTTTGTTAGCTTGCCTCCAAGACAGTCGTGATTTAAAAGACCAACGATCAAAGTCATTacagccgtgaccatcctgtcttttaccgAAGAGGGATATgtaggactgcattatctaacGAGTCTTTCCTTTGGAGTGAAagcgacagaaagagagagagatttcttgtAGATCGAGCTATCATGTAGAAGCTCCCTCCCtcgtcgtttttttctttttctttttttttttctatgaacatATATTGTCCAATGTCttcctgctatttctaacaggttgagacACGGTGGAGAAACTCCCATAGAGGAAgaacatgtgtatacgtatgtatgtatatataaatatatatatatatcaccgtgatcaccgtgaccgaccaggctatcagatgttgctacacatcgctcgttacaatgcacttcgcattgttttagccttcaaatgacgccaccccgctggctaagcgagcaaggtcaacagaagaaagagtgagagaaagttgtggcgaaagagcaccgcagggatcgccaccatcccctgccggagcctcgtggggctttaggagattttgctcaataaacactcacaacgcccggtctgggagtcgaaaccgcgatcctacgaccgcgagtccgctgccctaaccactgggccattgcgcctcttcatatgtgtgtgtgtgtgtgtgtgtatttacaaaatCTGTTAATCTAAATTTCCCAAACGAATTAGCCTGTTTCTAAACCAGAAAACAGGAttgccatttttttctctccccttttcaAATGTGTCCTGGTCAAATGCAGTTAATTTTAATGTGGCCTTCCAACAAGTAATTTCCCACCTCTGCTTTCGTGAGTACATTGTAACCAAGAAAGATAACTTCAATAAAATCGGGGTTGTCTCCCTTCGCGTGACGTGACCAAGACACCAACAATGAGTAGAATTAGTATATTAATTCTCTAAAACAATGGTCgccaaatatattttgttacaaaAGCTTCATCTGATTTTCCAAAACTCGTGGAATGCATACCAATCTTTTGTGGCCAATTTTCATTCACTGTAGTTTTGATAAGACCTTAAATGAAGAACATTctattatgtctggggagagtcattttctttttgtgccttataatttaacacactcaccgataaaatttccacatttttcttatttttattgtcctaaaattttcattgcaaccttttcaagatgcaacgaaaactttaggacaatagaaataagaaaaatgtggaaattttaccggtgagtgtgttaaattataaggcacaaaaagaaaatgactctccccagacacaatagaaaatgcttcaacacacgaactcatataaagaatcttgcaaacgaaatTAAATAAAACGTAAATTGCTTTAGAGagagaatttatatttatatcgtttatcttttaccggtttcaatcattagactgtggccatgctggggcaccttcttgaagaattttagttgaatgaaccaaTCCCAGTACTTCTtctcttaagcctggtacttattctgtaggtctgtgtttgctaaactgctaagttacagggttgtaaacacaccaacaccagttggcaaACAGtggtcggggacaaacacagacgcataaagatatagatacatgtgtgtgtgtgtgtgtgtcacaggcttctttcagtttccatctgctaaatccactcacaaggctttggtcggtccaaggcaagagcagaagacatttgccgaaggtgccacgcagtgggactgaacccggaaccatgtggttgggaagcaaacttcttaccaaacagcaatgcctaaaaagaaaactttcataaaccttccaggatcttttcagtttgaatggcagtgttttctagcggtgtcatatgaaattgtcacccataattatgaccctagtatcgatctattgcatttcaatctgttttagggttaaggttagttagggttaggggtgggggggatggtatctttttttcttcacaaatgtaaataaacccaatctgtttcttaaacgagggacatattcatacggcacagaatgttttcacctcaatagacgtcattgattggttgaaattgcagaaattgaaggaaaaaaacaacaacaaatatcttacaaactatagaatcttctcaataaagccaagagaaaaagatgttttctaaacacattctaccagtatacgaagtttaaaagtgtttagttacatggaaattatttttaaaaactgctgttcaaaccgaaaagatccaccttCCAAAATGATGGGTgccatattttttataaaataaatttttattgaattattttattaaaagacaCCAGATCTCACAGAACTCTAGAATTTTTTTCCAGAACCCTAGTTTGAAAACACTGATCTAGTACAGAAAGTAGGCATGgattatatttagtatatttgCATTTTCTCTGTAAAAatttttgaggtttttttttgtCCCAAATTTAGTATATTTGCATTTTCACCATCAGAAGCAGTTGTAGGCTCTTGTAACTCATCGGCTGGATTTcagtttactctctttactcttttactcttttacttgtttcagtcatgtgactgtggccatgctggagcaccgcctttagtcgaacaaatcgacccaggacttattctttgtaagcctagtacttaatctatcggtctctttttgccaaaccgctaagttacggggacgtaaactcaccaccatcggttgtcaagcgatgttgggggggacaaacagatacacacacacatgcatatatatatatatatataatatatacatatatacgacgggcttctttcagtttccgtctaccaaatccactgacaaggctttagtaggccgaggctatagtagaagacacttgcccaaggtgccacacagtgggactgaacctggaaccatgtggttggtaagcaagctacttaccacacagccattcctgcttgTTTCAAAAGTATTTGCTTCAAGTTTATCTTCTCTAAAAACTTCTTCTTTCAGATTTTTGTTTGAAAAGTATTTTCATTCCTCAACACCAAATTCCTAAACTAGTGAATTGGTTGATTGCTGTTTTCATTGAGGCTTTTTGTGCTCATCCTTTCcagatcaatattttttttaacattcagattactctgtcaaatgtaatatttatttattcacgtaaaaagcaccatcctaatCGTGGCCGATaacagcgccgccttgactggcttccgtgccggtggcacgtaaaatgcaccaatcaatcatggccattgccaacctcgcctggcccctgtgcaggtggcacgtaaaaagcacccactacactcacggagtggttggcgttaggaagggcatccagctgtagaaacactgccagatccttCATTGTTCAATTTGCAATACAATGCCAAATGCACTTAACATACTTTTACTATAGCCAGGACCAATTTTAAGCCAATTAGACAGATTTGTTCAAATTGGGCCCCACACCAAGAGAGGGCCCCATATACAAGCTCAAGCAGAGGATGTTCTGATtaatttttagtatatcattgtggCTAATGGTGGAGTCTCAAGCCCTCAATACTTTTTAGCTGGgactactctttttactcttttactcttttacttgtttcagtcatttgactgcggccatgctggagcaccacctttagttgagcaaatcgaccccgggacttatactttgtaagcccagtacttattctatcggtctcttttgccgaaccgctaagtgacagggatgtaaacataccagcatcggttgtcaagcaatgctggggggacaaacacagacacacaaacatatacacacacacttatatatatatatatacatatatacgacaggcttctttcagtttccgtctaccaaatccactcacaaggcattggtcggcctgtggctatagtagaagccacttgcccaacgtgccacgcagtgggactgaacccggaaccatgtggttggttagcaagctacttaccacacagccactcctgcgcctagcatAGTATAGTATAAAACATCAATCTTCAGCTTTTGTAAAGTAGAGGGTTCCACTGACAATTCTCTAATTGGGCTCTGCACTTCCTAGCACTGACTATTGCATTTATACATCAATGACAAAATTGATATGACTTCATGTTCCTACTATTAATCTGAAGGTCAAGGTTACTCATATATGGCACTGCAGTCATGAgtaaaaatgttaatatattcCAAACCAAAGTTGTTTTAAGTAGCATTTGCCTTGTTATTATCAGTCTCATGTTTTTACAATGaagtaaaaaatcaaaaattcatattttcattttatatttttgaaaaatgatgtttgtttaaaattatttcaattaatttaatgttatatttacatttaaatattttttctttatgctgCAGGTTTACCAAAATTTCCCAGAACACCTGAAATTACTCTTTTATAGAATACTGAATACCTATATTTGTTCACGTTGATTGAGAAATTACTATTTTCACCAAGGAAAATGTCTTACAATAAAGGAGAGtttattctttgaaatataaaattaaattcttaTCTGTGATTCAAAACATGAAAAACTTcccttaattttgtatatttatgaaatatatatatttcttcaaagaACTGATGTTAAATCTTAATGATAATTTTGATGCACAAGAAATCAGATTTTTGTCTCTTTAGCTAACATCAATCACTTTCAGAATACAACACGGAATGAATAAGTTCTGTTtaagatatattctttttcatAAACCTAACAAAATCTTTGTTAATTTCTCTTTGCCTTCTATTATTTTCCacatgaaaaaaaagcaaactatGACTTTGCTATATGACTTCAACTATAACGAGATTGCTGCTCTTtcataatatttctaaatttatgaTACCCATTCTGTTGttaaaaatagacaaattatATGGCTTCCACTCAACAGACAAAAGAAATTTTCAACCACCATGATGTACTCATTAACATGCATTGTTTAGGCAGAGAAGCTCTAAACAACTGCATTTCTATATCAAAGCAAATAGGGTTCGGTATTATTGACCGGTTAGAGTTCCGTAACTTTTTTCATTCAAACTTTAGCATTGATTACAAACAATGTTTAAATAGTGGtcaaattttatcttttaatacaaaatatttgaatGGGTTCAGAAAATACAACTTCCCACTGTTATTGATTGAATCTTTaacaaatatagagaaaaaaCATAGGATATGCCtagaatcataaaaaaaaatgttttaatcatatttgtaagaaataaataaaataactttgagtGCCATGAGGAGAGATGAGTTGTAATTGCATTCATACTATTTAGTAGctaagatatatataacataaatactaaTGCTAAATGGTATGGTCTTGTTTTAGATTGGTGTTGATTGTTATTGGTTTTGTGagctaatttaaaaatatataacattaaaataatgataatcttcaaaagcaaaatgtttttatattcccTGTTGTATTTAGAATTTTATTGTAGATTATAAAACACATAAAATTGGTTATATAGATTAGCAAGCTAACGGTACTTTAACTAGTGTCCACCAACATCATctttcaaaatatcaaaaaatacaaaattataaaaaaaaaaacatacaatacaGGATTGAAAAACAAAGAAGCAAGCAGTAAATCTATCTCGTTGTGTTTTACTGCAAAGAGAAATATTTCCTGGAACGGAAGCTTGAAGGTGGAATTAATTTCAAAAGATTTGATTCTGTTATTTTCACAAGATATGATTCCAATGCGTAAATCTTCTATAATATGTGTCCCAAACATTAACccattcattactgtatttattttgagatgctctgtgtttcttccaattattttaaatataacaaagaatttaataaaataacattgttatcattaagctagtgttaggaacataaattgtgacttagatTTGGttgaagatttgaattcaaaacttatgaaaacaagacatttatactaaagagctaaagccggtttcagccgggttggtaatgaaagggttaagctaaaAACTTGTTGATTACATGAGAGATTGTGTTCTCCTTAAGTGATAAACTAAACACATTTCATGATTATAGACATGTTACAAAACTACAGATACCAAGTCCCTATGTATAAAAGCTGTAATCTGACATATCACATCAATACCACAAATAGATCATAATTAGTGCTTTATAAATCATtaattactttgtttttgtttgtttatttgttggggtttttttttcttttttttttcactttgtaaGAGTTTCATTCAAAATAATTTACCTGAGAAATTTACCTGTCTTCTTCTATGCTACTCACCCGCCGCCACCACTTGAagtatattttagtatatttaagtatattttctctaatgtaaAAAGCAAACTATTTGATTTACTCTTTATATGTTAACGAGttattttttaaaccatttttttaatttgaaataaatatcttcTAAAAGATATAAACtctgatatttataattttattttatttttattatcaatcaattaattaaaatagcaTAAACCtaagtaaatattttacacacaaacattattcattcatatatttcaacctaactcaatacttttatttatttacgtatttattcataaaacttgatatacaaacaatatttgaTTTGCGCAAGTTAACTATTTGTTCAATTAATtacttttttaatgaaaagttgAAATATTCTGTCAGTGATTCATTAAGAAAAATGTTGCCACTTTAAACATAGCAACTTGtgagataaataaattatttatataaatcatgTATTCTGTCCAATCAATGTACGGCAGCATGGGAAGTCAGTTCAATTTTGATTTCTGTCCTCCCACGATGGGCTCACCAAATAACCACCAGATTGGAAAATACTCACTCACCCCTAATAATCATAACTTTTGCAACAAACGGACTTACAAAGGGGATAAACCCTACCGATGTGATATTTGTCGGAAAGGCTTCTGTCGACGCAGCAACCTCAGTAACCATGAACGGTCTTCAGCATATGAAAAACACTTCTATTGTATGTATTGTAGGAAGGCCTTCTCTCAGCGTGCTCATCTGAAAACCCACGAAATCACCCATACGGGGCTTAAACCTTATTCGTGTGAATTCTGCTCAAAAacatttgcccaacgtgccaACTTTGATAACCACCGACGCACACATACAGGTGAACGGCCCTACCACTGCAGCTGGTGCTCAAAAGCTTTTGCTCAGTTGACAAACCTAAACAATCATGTACGGATTCATACTGGAGAACGGCCTTTTGTGTGTTCAATGTGTTCCAAGGCATTTAGCCAAGTTACAAACTTACGTAATCACGAACGTATCCACACAGGTGAAAAACCCTTCGTGTGCATATTTTGTGCAAAAGCATTCAGTCAAGTAACACACCTTCGAAATCATGAACGTGTTCACACTGGTGAAAAACCCTACACATGTTCCACTTGTTCTAAAGCTTTCAGTCAACGTGCTAATCTGgataatcacaaacgtattcataccggTGAAAAACCATTTGTCTGTTCAGTGTGTAAGAAATCCTTCTCACAAGTTACAAATTTACGGAACCATGAACGCATCCATGCAGCATCAGGCAATGCCCCTTTGAACAAAAACAGCACCACCGCTAACAAAACCAACAATTACTACCCTGATGCAGATGGCAACAATAATAGTTACCGGAAACATTATAACAACCAACAATCTCAGCACCATCCCATAAAACACCATCCACAAATCCAGAATCCAAATTCATCGCCAGATGTCCAGGCTAGCACGTCCCCTACTGATCTCAATGTTCGAAATATGCCCCAACAACAgcaactcccaccaccaccaccactaccatcactaccccCTTCTTCTGCTACTGCCATTCGTCCCCAGCCAATAACCATCCCAAATTGGATGACTCCGCCCTCCTATGTACAACAAATCACTCCATCTTGGGAAAATAGTTACAACTGGTCATCTCGAAATTTCCCAATTGCTTCATCCCGGTGGAATTCCAGTAGCTCACAAAACATTCCTAGTCTGCTGCCCTGTGGCATTGGCCAAACCAACCATAGTATTGATTTAGATCCAAAACTGTATCAAAGAACCTAAGAAGTATAACCACTTTTGTGATTTGTAATGCtggaatatttatgtatttagatagaattttattaaaatatgtatatttttacatgttcTATTGAAACAGAGGCTTTTATACCAAATCTAATACAgattcatctatatatacacatagatatatgcatggtTTCAGAACTTCAAAATAATCCTGTGTCATAAATCTGAgttatatgtgtgattgtatgtgttttatatggaTACATAATTATTTCAGTTAATATATGTTTGGCTGAACAACTGGAAAATCTGTTAACAAACAATCCAATATTCAAATTAGTTATCCCCAACGGTTTGTCTGTTAAGTAAAACAGAAGATCTTAACATAAGGGCTGTGTTAGTGTCCCTGTCAAGAGGAACAGGTTCAGATaagcttttgaatgaaaagaaaaaaaagaaattgttaggagtaggagtggctgtgtggtaagtagcttgcttaccaaccacatggttcccggttcagtcacactgcgtggcacgttgggcaagtgtcttctactatagcctcgggccgatcaaagccttgtgagtggatttggtagacggaaactgaaagaaacccatcatatatctgtatatatatatatatatatatatatatatatatgtatgtgtgtgtgtatatgcttgtgtgtctgtgtttgtccccccaacatcgcttgacaaccgatgctggtgtgtttacatccccgtcacttagcggttcggcaaaagagaccaatagaataagtaactaggcttacaaagaattagtcctgggggcgatctgcttgactaaaggcggtgctccagcatggccacagtcaaatgactgaaacaagtaaaagagtaaaagagtaaagacaaaGCTTTCTTAGATGATAACTACATTCCAACAAAcacgtgcaaaaaaaaaattaataaattatcgtTTAAAATATAATTGACAATACTCAACAAGTAATTCTTTCTTatcttgacacaaggccagcaattctgaggagAGCGgggaagttaattacattgattcCCTCCccgccccagtgctcaactgatacttattttattgatccctaaaagatgaaaggcaaagtccatctTAGTGGCCTTGAAACATGGAACGCTGGTTAGCATTTTGCATTGCACTGTACTGATTCCACCAGCATCCTGCCTTActcttaatctttatatataaaagagaagtcgtgtgtctgtctcctacgatttagattcctaactactcccacattttgcggtgcagtttatcttatagtcgtgattcatatcgagcccttctgggtattagcgcatgtctacgatgagtctacgatttaaaaaaaaatttaccatcatttttttccattttaatgcattttttcgctattatataagggaagtaactctctaaaaatgtctacgataagtcaacgatttttaaaaaaaatttaccatcattttttccatttttaatgcatttttttgctattttttggctataactctctaaaaatgcttatatagttatttccctcacaaacccgagcaacgccaggtgatactgctagtaaacaatgaagcaaaataagATCATAGACCTAATACCAAATTTTTTAATCTTAATACAATTAAATCCATGAATTAATGCAATGTAAAAACTTCCAAGAGAGGAATCGATTTTATGCCAAATGTTAGCCAATcagataaaaagaaattgttgTGTTTCaggattactctctttactcttttacttgtttcagtcatttgactgtgggccatgctggagcaccgcctttaatcgagcaaatcgaccacaggacttattctttgaaagcctagtacttattctatcgatctcttttgccgaaccactaagtgacggggacgtaaacacaccagcatcggttgtcaagcgatgttggttgtgggggggacaaatacagacacacaaacatatacacacacacatacatatatatgtatacctatatacaacaggcttctttcagtttccgtctacaaaatccactcacaaggctttggtcggcccgaggctataatagaagacacttgcccaaggtgccacgcggtgggactgaacctggaaccatgtggttagtaagcaagctacttaccacacagccactcctatgcctggtcattttttttttccttttgccaaataaataaatgcactatatattcattcttcacaacagatttattttattattgttcttattttatgtcctctatatatatataaatctgaagtgaagcatgaataaatggcagtgccccagcatggccacagcttgtgagctgaaactagataaaaataaaaaatataaaataaaatgcactgtgtgtgtgtcttttttttgtttttttttggcaaaaattagaaatattaaatttctaaatatctcagagaaacatgagcggtggtggaacgatagagcggttgtatacagtcaacttaatgtgacagtcccataaagggaatcacaccaccactatttagccctaggaagcatcgacgcttcctgtcggctttgacacatttcctatgtccttatatttacgaaaatatatatatttaaaggcggcgagctagcagaatcgttagcacgccgggcgaaatgcgtagccgtatttcgtctgccgttacgttctgagttcaaattccgccgaggtcgactttgcctttcatcctttctgggtcgataaataaagtaccagtttcgcactggggtctatgtaatcgacttaatccctttgtctgtccttgtttgtcccgtctatgtttagccccttgcgggtagtaaagaaatatatatatattttcaggaaaatatatatatttgcgaagcctagacaggtatcttcagctagcaggccatgctacaccagactgatgatgagcaagactctgaaacatgcatgtctctggATGCTGGCCTAGCttttgggggtgcttgtctccccttagCAAATATAAGGACAGAGGAAATGTCTCAAAGccaacaggaagcgtcgatgcgtcctagggctaaatagcggtggtgtgattccctttacgggactgtcacattaagttgactgtatacaaccgctctatcgccccaccaccgctcatatctctttgagatatttagaaatttaatatttctaattttggtgatcagtgaatagatttcaccgaaaatatatatatttgcggagGCTTGGCAAACACCTCAACTAGCAGGACTTGCTACcctagactgatgacgagcaagactcaaaaacatgcatgtctctagatgcaggcctagcttttgggggtgcttgtctccccttagcaaatataaggacacaggaaatgtgtcaaagccaacaggaagcgtcgatgcttcctagggctaaatagcagtggtgtgattccctttacgggactgtcacattaagttgacagtatacaatgaAAAAATTGCTATCTTGAAATATAAGAATATctttttcaacacacgatttcatatcAGGAATCTGGCAAAACAAGATGAAAACAATCCTTCTATAAGCAAAACTATTACTTATCAAtatgtaatttttgttgttgttgatgttgttgttattcctgGAATTAAAATCAATATTGGGTTAATCTATATGTGTAGACATAGCCTGTATGAAATTTGGGATTGGGATGCAGAAAGTGTGTCGGaggcctattgtgtgtgtgtgtgtgtgtgtgtgtgtgagagaaagagacagagacagagaggagagagagagagggagagaaagagagtatcaGGCAGTGAGAATGAGTACACAACTCTGCACTTGGGTGGGTGTATAATCTTTGTGGATTAACAGTGCTACCAATGGCAAAAATTCCAATATTCTTTAAGAGTTCCACATAAGAATGATGGCAATTACATCTATTTTAAAtggaactatgtgtgtgtgtgtgtgtgtgtgtgtgtgttatatcgcTTTATGCCAATGATATAAAACTTATCCATTTGATAAATAAatcctgataaaataagtacctgaccAAAATGAGTCCATGGATTGACAATATGATTGGTTAAAGCACTTGAAAGGGGTACCCCCAGCAAAGCAGCAATCCAGTGATTGGAACCAGTAAAAGGGTCATACGTTATCCATTATGAAAGTTCATTTGCTTTTAGTATTGTAATATTTGATCTGAAGATACATACACGAgtagtaattttattttcttaatatagAAATTGTGATACCCTCTCCTATTAT
This genomic window contains:
- the LOC115219162 gene encoding zinc finger protein 883-like — its product is MYSVQSMYGSMGSQFNFDFCPPTMGSPNNHQIGKYSLTPNNHNFCNKRTYKGDKPYRCDICRKGFCRRSNLSNHERSSAYEKHFYCMYCRKAFSQRAHLKTHEITHTGLKPYSCEFCSKTFAQRANFDNHRRTHTGERPYHCSWCSKAFAQLTNLNNHVRIHTGERPFVCSMCSKAFSQVTNLRNHERIHTGEKPFVCIFCAKAFSQVTHLRNHERVHTGEKPYTCSTCSKAFSQRANLDNHKRIHTGEKPFVCSVCKKSFSQVTNLRNHERIHAASGNAPLNKNSTTANKTNNYYPDADGNNNSYRKHYNNQQSQHHPIKHHPQIQNPNSSPDVQASTSPTDLNVRNMPQQQQLPPPPPLPSLPPSSATAIRPQPITIPNWMTPPSYVQQITPSWENSYNWSSRNFPIASSRWNSSSSQNIPSLLPCGIGQTNHSIDLDPKLYQRT